tgtttgctcaCATCAAATTAAAGTGCATGCATGGCAACTTGTTTCTGCagccctcaagtggccaaatAAATCTGTTATTGCAAGTTTAAATATTGTCATAAAACAGGTTACTTGTTTGCAGAAGTGATCTTGCAGCCTATGAACCAGTGACATAAATCAAATCTAAGGTTCTGGGCGTGTGTCAGATAGTGAAGGTGTGATTTCTCTGAAACCAAACTTCTATGAAAGCCACACCCCTTATTTTGTTGTTGCCACAATTTTTCACCAAAAACTCTTTCAGTTCAAAATGAATGAGATCTGCTTCTTATAAAAGACGAAAACTGACCTGACCAACATCACACTACCAGCTCCAACTAACTGGACAACAACTGTGATGCCAGTTACTGTGTATTAAAACAGCATTAAACAGCTTTTTCTTCACTAGATGAATAAATGGATTTCAAATCTTGGGGACATTCTCAGAGTGACTGACGGCACCCACGTCATCCTCATATCTGTCACATCAAATATGTCCAGTGTTAACAGAGGAATGCACCAGCACACACCCAGCACacacccagcacacacacacacatgcacacacacacatacacaaacaaacaaacttattGTTAGGATTCTCTCtcaattaatatttttttcctgacacCATATACGACCCTAAATGGGACACAGTGTCTCCTTAATTCATAATATGACAGAAATCACAAAGCATGTGTGCAAAGTGTGGAAACATCctcaacaaaaacaagtcaGGCGGTTGCTATAACTACcagtctgctgtctgtcttcttTTGTCTTCTGATTGCACGTGTTGATAGAAGCACAAGCTATCACATTCACATCAATCCATACACAcacccaacatttttttttacctttatttcaTATTAGAAAAACATAACAAGCAGGTTGCATTGTCAAagcaatgaaaaataaaataatttaaaaaatcattttaagttTGTAAATTATTCTCCAGCTCAAGCAGTGCAGTCGGCAAAGAAGTAGAAATAAGCGCAGAGATCAGCATGATACAAGCACAATAAACAGCTTGGTTAAAGAGTTCATTTACAGTGCTGTGTTTATGCCATCTGTAGATACATGTTTCTCATTctttgtaatgtgtgtgtgtgtttgtatgtgctgAGTGGAAGAGAACACACTGATACTTCAACTAAGCAGCTATTCTGTATGTTGTAAGTTAAAATGCAATGCGGGGATTTCATGGACACATGCCATCAGGTTAACATTGCAAAGCCAGTCTTTATAAAATATCTGTACAGTGTACTGACGGTAGAAGTAATTCAATATAATACATGAGGGTGAATGATAAGTTACTATATCTAATGACATTCTAGATATACGAGACTAACATTAACTCTACCTAACAGGTAGCATGTACCCTTTGATGTTACCAGCAACACAACCTGATAGGACACCTTTAACACCAGTCATATGATTAAGGGGGAGCCGGaggcagcagtgcagcagtacAAGTACCTTGGCACTGTCTTAGATGACAAGTCGAATCTTGATGTGAACACTGATGGCGTCTGTAAGAAGGCAAACCAACGCTATTCTTTTTAAGGAAGCTGAAGAGTTTCAATGTAGATAGGACTATCATGAAAATGTTCTATGTTATACCTCCCTAAATGCAGCACTTAGCGTTATAGATCGTCCTGCGTCCCGTCTGCTATCGCTCATCTAAACCAGCAGAGACCACTGATGTCCATGATTTActcctgacagtgtgtgatactggattctgtctgtgttgttgtactCATGACCACTGTCTATATCTCAAATTGCCCCTCTGCGACATTAAAGTTTAACCTTACCTCACCTACTTTATTCTCCTAAGCTGgaggaagaataaaaaaagtgcTTTGTGTTGCTTCCCTCGTCCTCCCATCACTGTCTGAGGCCATGTTGCTTACCTGTATCCCTGCAGGATTCACCTGTTTGACTGTCATTACACACCTGTGCTGCAATGCCACGCAATGTTCAAACCACAGGACACTATTTTAAATCACTAAAGTTTGCAAAGAAACTAAATATGTTGCGCTGTGTTGGGGTTATTCATTCTATGTTATGACACAACCATAAAAATAATGCCATCTTGAGTTTAGAATATTTCAGTTTATACTTGGTGTatagcttcatgtagcagttGACGCCTATTAGAGGGCCGCCCCAGCTTCAGTTAAGTGCTGGAACAAGCAGAATATACTGCGTGTGTATAAATCTGTACAATAAATTTGTTAACAAGTAAATTTTAAAGGGAGAATAATGACCCAAGCTTTTCAGACAGACATATGAAAGCCAGTGACAAAGAGAGTTAAGTGAGTCCATAAAGTACAAGTCTAGTTGCAGCAGGTGGTTATTGATTTAGGATTATGGAGCTATATCTGAGACATTTTCAGGAACCCCCTTATGTGTGCACAAAGAGCAGAGTCAAGCAAATGCACATTACAACCGGTGATACGATGCCGTTGATGATCTTCTTGCATAACGTGCAGCAGTGTCTGTCTGTTCAATCACTGTAAAGGGGGAAGCTTTGTTGATGCCAAGCAGGAAGCAGCAGCACCATGAGAGTACAGTGGTGCAGAGTCGGAGGCAGAACAGCTCGTCTTGGATCAGTTTAAAGCTGCTGTGGATGACTGTCCTGCCCGAGCCTCCGTTTCACATCTTCATCGGGGTTTTGAAGatgagtttttgtgtgtttgtacgtTAATTTctcaggggggaaaaaaggaaaaggagaggAATTTGTCTCGTCCTCATTGAGTCTTTAGTTTCTTGCTGTGGCTCCCAGACTCTCGCCTCCTGGCCTTGTGGGCGAAACGCCTGGTGGAGATATGAGGTGAAAGCAGGGTTAGATATTACACACAGATCCAGACAACAGTCAGTCTAATACTAGCTACAGGAGCATTTCCTAAATAGACGGCACTTAAAATAAGTCAAGGCtgactttttgtttcattcGGGACACAAACAGCCTTCCTGGATCAAAGTCCTAAGTTTGTTTGACCTTATTTCCAACCTGACCTCCTCCTTATGCAAGCTTTGCTGCTCTTTATGTTACATCACCTGACCTTCTTCCTTGTCATAATGAGTACTGCCACAAGAGGTTACCAGCAAACGTAAATTTGGGTTGTAGTAAGCTGATTGTACAAATGACCTATGGTGCCATTTTTTGGCGGAGGACGGTCTAAGTCTAAAGTCAAACACTGGTTTGtgtttgcacaatgttcagtgtaaatgtgtttattttgtagtaTCCTGTGCAGAGTCCCACCTCCGCTGGTAGAggtagaggaagaagaagagctcATCTCTGAAGCAGGAAAGTtgatgagaggaggagaaggatgcagaggaggagaaaaaggaggCAAAGGAGCACAGATCTGAGATCAGCGTGTTCACTCCCTGGTagaaagagatggaggagaggaaggagggagagaataAGTAACTAATCAACCAGTGAAAACTGTCCGGTGAGAATTAAAATGGTTCTTAATTCAATGTAGAAACATTTCAATACAAAGTACCCAGAAAAATCTACTCTGCTCTCGGCTGCAGAAAgtgtgttactgttactgtataTGAATGTGCCAGGGAAATAGTCACACTCACTCTGTACATCAACACTGTCCCCTGCAGGTGGCTCACAGACTTCAACTGATCCAGAGGGAGGAGCAAGAAACACAAAGGGACAAGTATTTCATAGCAGTATAATCAAATAATTTACTGAATAATACACATAATGTGGGCTGTGCTTAAAACCACATACTAACATGCTATTCACACTAATTATGACGTAAAAATTGAACATGAAGTGTTCGCAAAAAATGTCTGGATGTAATGTACACTAAATTAGAAAGAATTTCTGAGTATGAGATGTGAGCTTGCTGAACATACAGTAGTTCACTGCCCCAAAATGCATTGCAGCTCTTCAGACTGTCTAATGGTGGATTGCGAGGCAGATGGTTAAAATAATTAACTGTTTCATAAGACATAAGACAATTGTGATTGATGGCGACTGACTTAAAGGTACAACACACAGGAAGCTCACATATGTAATTTACTGTAGAAATTATATTCAACACTAAAATATCTAATAATTTGCCTTAAAATTGAGCGGAAAAGATAATGTGATTTACATGTATGATAAACAACGGTAGTTCGGACCACTAACAATGTGATCGATATGATCAGGATGCAGAGAAGATCTACTGTTTGAGTATACACTGTGTGAACAGTCTGCTGATAATGGTGTGTGATGAATTTGCAGACCTTGTGGTTGATGAAGAGCTGTGGGGCCATAGACAGGAAGCCAAAGGCGTACACTCCTGAAAGGAGGAGAGGTTAAGTGTCAATGCAGCAGCACACTAAAAGTTAATATAAAAGTAAAGACATCGGGTAAATTTAATGGAAAAAacagtaacactttacttgaaggtatctacataagggtgacatgacactgtcataactatgacatgtcACTAtaatgaacttgtcataaacattatgtacatgtcataaacgtttatgactgctgtcattaagtgtcatgtGTGTTGACATTAACCaagatgacattaccagaagatttctttgtcatgacaacttgacattaacaagaaatgcatctttttttgtgtttatgacaaattgacataatgattattattgttatgagaaagacatcttctggtaatgtcatcctggttaatatcaagttgtcattataaggacatctcaaacaaatttaatgtcaacttgtcatgacaaagacaacttctggtaatgtcactttaattaatgacaagttgtcataatcaagacaacccaaacaatgtcaacttgtcattacaaaaaccgaatgacacttaatgacagcagtcataaacctttatgacatgtacataatgttcatgacaggttcatgaccgtgtcatgtcatagttatgacagtgtcatgtcactgttatgtagataccttcaagcaAAGTTTTACCAAAAAAACTGACAAGAAACGATTGAAAAACGGTGCCGTTAACAAGAGAAGAGCTTGTTTCGTTTCACTGGTACAAATGATGGAAGTTTACTCACCAGTCACCAGGCTGTTGATCAGCCAGGAATAGTAACTGCAAACAAAATTCAATTTAATGTTAATCTCATGTAGCAGCTGCTGAATTCATGTAAATAATGACCAGTATATTAGAACAACCAAAAAACATCTTACTTTCATTCAAGAAACATTCAGCTGTGATTTAAATCTGACTGCTTAAAAGACATCATCACTGTAGTTGGAGAGGAACTAAAATGTTACCAGGAAAGAGTTTGTATTGAAATGTTACGAGCAGGCTGCACAAACGAGTGTGTGACATTTGGTAGCAACAAATGCTCACCTCTTTTGGCGTAAGTAGGCCAGTGAGAAAATAGCTCCGCTGATACACAGAGGATAGACCAAGTAGGACAAGTATCTGGATGCCTGAAGAGAAacccacacacaaaatattaaaatcaaacaaagcctgaggcagaggataaaatcagaaaagacagaaacataCCTGCACGTCATACTCCActgtctttctttcctcttcATCCAACTTAGTTACCTACACAGTGACAGAAGAAGTGGactttggttaaaaaaacatgtattgaCTATCTGCATCTGGACTGGAAGCAAAAATCTAGTTACTAAGATACGCAAAAAGAAAGTGTGACATTATttaaaccacagcaaaacatattACTCCACTCATGTTAAATCAGCATACTCACATGGAGCTTGGAGTTTTTCCACTGAAACTGGATcttaaacactgtaaacacctTCCAGACCTGCAGGACGACAGGTTAGTGGGTTTAAACTGTAAGTTATGATCTTTGATTGACCATTTGTGTTGGAGGTATTTGATTATACTGAATACCTCCACACATGCTCCCAGTCCAACAGGAAGCAGCACCAGTAGACTGGTCTCCTCGAGCAGGTGGAGGAAAATCAGCAAAGTGCTGAGGCTACGCCACAGAACTACAAACAGAGAGGGAACAGACCAAGGGAACAGTTAATAACTATTTCAATATTTTCCTACTGCTTTGCTGTGTGATACATCATTTACAgcaaaaattttaatttaaaggaaaCTAATGaagaggacttttttttttttttttttaaattggtccaacACTTAGTGAGACCACTACAGGTTGGAATGTAATCCCTACAGGCAATTTTCCACCATCACTATACGTCCACTAAAGGTTCttggttttgccactgacaggctcagattgttatcataagtgtctgacaacattactgAAAGATCCCTACaagtttttctttaccttttgcTAATCTGTTGGCTAttgctcaaggagaagtctcgcTCTGAAATCTCGtgagaggtgacttgttgcaggaaaaacaacagtggaaacaTTAGTAAGAGCTGGAGAGAGGAATGCTGGGAGGAGTGtgttgtgttggagtacagaaagGGGAGCTTAGTGTTATCTTAAagataagattaaaaaaaaaatctgcaagatttcagaatgagactttTCCTTGAGCGAGAGTTGgttacatgcacaaacataccAGACCAAGCAAAAggtaaggatttttttttctttcatttctctgttGGGTCTTTTCCGTAATGTTGTCAGTGATatataacaatctgagcctatcagtggcaaagacaaacacttttactggacgtaaattgatggtgcacaattgccTGTTGGGATTATAGTGCAGCCTGATTCactgctgtggctgcagcagtctctcccagtactggaccaatttcaaaaaatgttgtttccgTTAGTTACTTGGACATAAAAACAtagggaaatagggtccaggttaaaaaatacttaagtttccctttaatgtcGTTCATAATTGCTTATAAGCTTTTAGTATTGCAAACTAATATGAAAAGTCAAGCTTGTTGAATTTGGTGATTTTCTCACCTGACTTCCTGGACATCCCTGCCATGgtcttctttttcctccatgAGCTGACGTCATTTTTAAGAGCCAAGAATTCACAGATGAGCTGTAGAaaaccacagacagagagaagaaactTACTTTAATATTACAATGTTTCATTTGCAATATGCCCACATGACAAACTATGTTACATATACAGACTGCGATTTATACAATAATTAAGACTATCTGTCAGGTGAATGCTAATGTGTatatggtatttttttttaaatcttacttGCAGAGCTGTGATGAGTGCAGTCAGCACTAACAGGTAGAGGTTGGAGCTTGCCAAAGTTTCTTTAATCTCATCCACGTTCTCTTCTGTGAAACCTGAATTAACACCAAAATGCAGAGTTAAAAGATTTCATACAGTTCAATCTCCAGACAGTGTGATATATATAAAGTCAAAGGCTGAAATGTGTACTGCGTTTTTACAAGGTTTGGGCAGTATCAAGGTATTACAGTGTACCGCAATATTTAGATATCCTGAAGGTATGATTTTCATTACCATAAAAAATACTGATGCTCCTCTTTCAATTAAACcgatacagagatgctgtacTGATGTGATGTAGTGCACAAGATGTGCCACCAGAGGGCAGTCTCCACTGGTGGAGATAATGTTACAGTACTGGTAAAACAGAAAACTTGCCTCACAGGTCTCATAGCTAATCAATCAAATAGTGAGGTAGGGATTCTAGAAAATATTTCCACAAATAACTTTGCCTTAAGGTGACTTCTTCCATCTACAAAATCTGTTTATTAGCCACATTTGATTTGCTATTCCTTCAACAAATATGATGCCAATTGGCCAGATGGAAGTGGTATGATTAAGGCCCAAAAGTTCAATTTTAGAAAGACCAAGCCCATCACACTGCAAGTCTGATTCACATTAAAATTTGACACACAAGTCCAGCTCAATGTGCTCCACAAAAGCCTCAAGATCCAACTAGATTTTCcatcattttgaatttttttaaaaacacatctttgaCATCACGTCCTTAATCATAGGTCcaatttgtaccaaatttttTAAGTGAATCCTCATCAGATGTTTAGCAAAAGATATTGAAAGCTGGTTGATATCTTATTTTGTAATGAAGATACCgaccaatgaactttagagTGGTGTAGCTCAGCATATAAATAGACCTAACTCCATAACCACTGAGCCAATTATCACAAAACTAGTGGGAAATGTCTGCATGAGTGCTCCCAATATATCCTGAAAGTTTCATTAAAGTTGACCACTAGGGAGCAccacaaatgcaaaataataacacaaattaGACTATAAATCAGAAATTCTTTGTCCAATCATTAAAACACTTGCAGGATATATTAAATAACAATGCTAAATCAtgtgtgtaaaattattttgaaatggcTCAATAGGGGGCGCCACCAGTTGAAAACAAGTGCATCAGCCTGGTGCAAAATTTGTCCACAAATCAATGACAGTTTGTCTAAACATCACCAAACTCGGTGAATACTCTTAATTTAGCCACTGAAGCATCTCCCCCAAACTGTTTCTACAATCAACCAGTAGGAAGTAACAGTGTTGCCAAAGAAGAGTGTGGCCCAGTAGAGATTAGGTTGTaaatgaatgagcatctgtccGATTGTCAAAAACGTGTTGGTTATCTTTAATGCAGGTGTCGTTAACTGTTAAAGGCCTTGACCCTATTGAGCTTTCAAGTTTTAAAGGCCCATGGTAGCTGGTAGCTGTACCCTGGAATTGCTGCTTGCAGGTATATCTAAATATATGTTGTGTTATTAGCTCACCGAACTGTCGCAGGGAATAAACCACATCCTGTAGGTGCACCCAGAACCTGAACCCCCTCAGAGAGATTCCCTCATAGGACACAGTCAGAGGGAGCTgaacagtgctgctgctgatcTCCTATGAATGGGTGCATAGATAGATACAAGGTTATTTCATTCAAAACCCAGTATTTATTGAACAAAGTTTTAATAAGTGTCCTTTAAACTTAGTGTGTAAAGTCATCCTACCACAAGGTCTCTGACTCTGAAGCTGAGCTCgttcaccagcagcagagggaggtaGATCATCTGTCGGCCTTCCTGAGAGCTGTGGGGAGAAACCGGAAGAAAGCTCAATCCAAACAGACGCATTGGTGGCTCGGGGCAGATTCCTTATTTACAGGAAGTGTTGCGAGGAGAGGAAGGATCGTACACACGTGCATTTAAATAGTTTACTCAGCAACACCCCTTAGGTATATCTGACAGATCTAACAGGGTTTGTGTTTACTCTCTGATCAGATGTGCCTAACCATTGATAAACAGCCAACCCCCACTCACAACTGTTGTTCTACAGAGAAGCAACCATGCTGGCAATGCTGGTAATGGTAACTATATACCAGTGATTACCAGCTTGGGAGGACCTCTCCAAAGGCTCACAATGCACAATGTTTTTTCCTGACTTTATAAACTTTGCTTCCTCTTCTAAATGgtaatttgtatatcaatttcTTATTTCATGTTAcatgaatttgtgaagaaaacattcTGTTTTTCTCGAAAGCCcccacagtgaatgaagaatccaaaaactgtaaacaattcctgatgaactgaagtaaatgAGGACCATGTTAAGCTACAGCAAAACTACATAGGAAAATATctctttacaaactctcacacaacccatgctgtataatccaagtctcttttatccagtcgtatgctcagtactccccaaacagacagccctttccaattAGGAACTGAACTGACAGAGAAACGCGTctatgctcttttcaaagccagactccactggcagaaactgtaattttacctcactgaacacaggagctgctggtttaccgctgccttgatcagttagtttcaaggttaaaggttcagtttattgtcattcaaatgtgttaaaaaacatCAGGGAATGAAATTCGTTACAGGTTGAGCAGCAGAATAAGTAACATTTAAGACAGACTTATGATGAATAATTACATAACCTTAACTAACTAAGCCTATAATAAATATAACACATAGTTAAAAACCAAGCAGCATGTTAAAGTAATAGTGCATCAGTAGCCGCAGTATAAAGTGCAGAGGATAGACTTTAAGCCAGAGTGTTCATAAGCCTCACAGCCTCTTGGAAGAAGCTGCACTTAAGCCTCGTTGTTCACGCTTTGAGGCTGTGCAGCCTTGTGCCTGAGGGGGGGTGAACAGTTTGTGCCAGGTAGGTGGGGTCCTTCATGATACATGGCGCTCTGCTTCTGCACCTGCTGACAAAAATGTCCTCCAAGGAAGGGAGGCTGCTGTTGGTTATTTTTTGAGCAGATTTAACCACTCGTTGCGACATTTTGTATGGTATATGCAGGGTATGCTGTGCAGGCTATACAGATAAAATGGTGCTTTAAGGAGCTCACTGTCTAAAAGCTTTCCTCACTCAAGCTCCAGGGTATACAGATGAGAAGCAGCACTAAGGCAGGAGTCAGCAGCACTCTGACTGATCACCTGTCTTTGACCTCCACAGCCTCATGTGACTTACACTCTCATGTAGCGCCGCACATCACTAGGAAGCCCCGCCTTGTTGAAGGTGAAGTCCTCTGACATCATTGTGATTGACAGGTGAGGTCTCCAGTGGGACACAGGACTCTCTGATCTGGGACTTGGCTTCTGATGGGGCCACAAAAATAACTTACTGCAGTGAGACTGCACGTCTAAATCTGCTGTAAAGGTGACACACGGTAGCTGAAATATGATAGAGCTATGTCAGATATTGAATTACGTTTTACCTTCTGCATGTCTCTCtgcccctctgtgtgtgtgggagtgatGTAGTTGGTGAGCTGGACTGCGTAGTGGACCTCTCTGCTGTCGTCCAGAGGAGAAACTCCGGCTTTGTGAACGTACACCATTGCGTACAGAGTGCCATTTGCTCGAGTCTCCTCTGGCAGAGAGACATTCACCTGCctgtggggagacagagagacagtgagtTAAAACAGCCAGCCTGACAGATGGACAAATaagctttttctttcttaaaacaACATATCATGCCATGGACATGGTTTCTATAGTGTTCCTCTTGTGATGGTAATGAGTGGGAAGTCTTGCAGATATGAACATGTGATACCAACCTCTCAAATGTAGAGTGTGGGTCGAATGGGTCTATTTTAACTGCAAGGTTGAGCTGGCTGTTGTCTGGCACAAGGCAGGTGAAGACACTCATCTGGATACaacaaaagagaagagaagaagagattCAAAGCAGTCTTTCCATTTTAGAAGAGGCTTTGAGTCCAAAATGAGATGCAGCTGCAGAAATAGATAgatatgtatgtgtatacagtgtaaatttatatatgtatgcacATGCGTAGAtgtctatgtgtgtatgtgctgtatATGTGAGTATGCCAGTAAATTGTACTGCTGTTCCAATAAGGCAGGGGTCTCTAAATGTTGTTGGCtgggggccagattagataatgtgaaaatacctcggggccagctgcttctcgcATCAAATGGGTCATTAAAAATAGAAATCACAAACAACGGAAACAGATGCAGCGCtttcatctttcagtgaaaatgtattcaacttTCCACTTCTTCTAAAAGATGTAGTCCTCACTGTCGTCTTTATGCGACTTCAGGCCATGTCTGCTACCTggcaggaaatgtctgctgtaagGTAAAGTGTGTTTGCTTGATGCATGTCTGCAAACTGTATGATCAACCAATATTGTGT
This DNA window, taken from Epinephelus moara isolate mb chromosome 6, YSFRI_EMoa_1.0, whole genome shotgun sequence, encodes the following:
- the LOC126391150 gene encoding lipid scramblase CLPTM1L-like isoform X2 translates to MFPSCQSHPADSSGKRSSIAKLLLGVFVVYMLHTAWLLYGFLNTRPCDGSAGELCITSYLTARPRLQMSVFTCLVPDNSQLNLAVKIDPFDPHSTFERQVNVSLPEETRANGTLYAMVYVHKAGVSPLDDSREVHYAVQLTNYITPTHTEGQRDMQKKPSPRSESPVSHWRPHLSITMMSEDFTFNKAGLPSDVRRYMRVSQEGRQMIYLPLLLVNELSFRVRDLVEISSSTVQLPLTVSYEGISLRGFRFWVHLQDVVYSLRQFGFTEENVDEIKETLASSNLYLLVLTALITALQLICEFLALKNDVSSWRKKKTMAGMSRKSVLWRSLSTLLIFLHLLEETSLLVLLPVGLGACVEVWKVFTVFKIQFQWKNSKLHVTKLDEEERKTVEYDVQASRYLSYLVYPLCISGAIFSLAYLRQKSYYSWLINSLVTGVYAFGFLSMAPQLFINHKLKSVSHLQGTVLMYRAFRPQGQEARVWEPQQETKDSMRTRQIPLLFLFSPLRN
- the LOC126391150 gene encoding lipid scramblase CLPTM1L-like isoform X1; protein product: MFPSCQSHPADSSGKRSSIAKLLLGVFVVYMLHTAWLLYGFLNTRPCDGSAGELCITSYLTARPRLQMSVFTCLVPDNSQLNLAVKIDPFDPHSTFERQVNVSLPEETRANGTLYAMVYVHKAGVSPLDDSREVHYAVQLTNYITPTHTEGQRDMQKKPSPRSESPVSHWRPHLSITMMSEDFTFNKAGLPSDVRRYMRVSQEGRQMIYLPLLLVNELSFRVRDLVEISSSTVQLPLTVSYEGISLRGFRFWVHLQDVVYSLRQFGFTEENVDEIKETLASSNLYLLVLTALITALQLICEFLALKNDVSSWRKKKTMAGMSRKSVLWRSLSTLLIFLHLLEETSLLVLLPVGLGACVEVWKVFTVFKIQFQWKNSKLHVTKLDEEERKTVEYDVQASRYLSYLVYPLCISGAIFSLAYLRQKSYYSWLINSLVTGVYAFGFLSMAPQLFINHKLKSVSHLQGTVLMYRGVNTLISDLCSFASFFSSSASFSSSHQLSCFRDELFFFLYLYQRRRFAHKARRRESGSHSKKLKTQ